Part of the Prosthecobacter debontii genome is shown below.
GGGCAGCGACACGAAATTCCAGTGAACCCGTGCGTGCCATCAGTGAAAAAGAACTATCAGCGGCTGAACATGTGCTTGAGGCTCTGCTCAAACAGGGACAGCAGGCAAGAGACGAGGATAGAAGCCAATACGTTGATCGTGTTGGTTTTACTGTCTTGATAAAGCAATTAATCAATGCTTCCCCACGCATGCAGATGGAGATGCTGGCTGCGATTCGGCGGATTTATCCTTCCCGCACAATTTGGGCTCGCGGTAAGCTTGCTTACATACTAGGGCGATTCACTGACTCTGCCGTTCGGAAAGAAGCGGTTGATGTCTTGAAGTCGTATCTCGCTGAACACACGCACGCGTTGCAAAATCTCCAAAGCGTCAACGCTGTGGACAATGGAAGTCTAAGAGACGAGTTGTTTCTGGAGAGGACTATTTATATAAGCTTGGCATACTTAGGAGACGATTACGCATCTATGGCGTATGTTCAGAAGCTAATTAGCGATCCCATTGTTGACGAGTTGAATCGGGGCTTTCACCTCGATTATTACGGTGATTCAATCGTGCCTGACTTGACTTCAAACCCCGGGACAAATACTTTCACGACATTGATTCTACGCCTTCGCACGGACCTCACTAATCAGTCTGCACGGCCAATGACAGAAATTGAGTTGCAGACTTTGATGTCTCTAGCTGTCCCTCGTCATTTAGCCGGGAGTCTTAGCGATTTAATCCGGAACTCGATTGTTGATCTCGTTAACGATTTCAGGCTATCCCGAATTATAAAACTACTACCGCCCTTCGCTTCATTCATTGACGCGAGTACATCGATTCTTCAGCGAGCAAAGGCAAGTCCTGGCTCCGTGGTTTCAGATTTTTATCAGTTGAAAGTCACACGACGCCAAGGCTGGCTGCAAAGGGGAATTTATGAACCTGAATCAGTGGCTGATCACACATGGGGCGCGATGATTCTTGCCCAAATCTTCCTGCCTGAGAATGCCGGAACTGAAGAATTATCTGACCCTAGTTACTCAAAGCATAGGGTTGTTGAGATGCTTTTAATTCACGATCTTTCAGAAGCATTCACCGGCGACAAACCACTATCCGACAAGTCAGAAGCAGATCTTTTTCAGGAACGTCAGGTGATGCGGCGAATCT
Proteins encoded:
- a CDS encoding HD domain-containing protein, with the translated sequence MADNASYDVFLSHNSRDKALVKELKTWLNGLGLRSWLDEDELQPGLRWQKLLDKAIKCSKSVAVLIGPSGTGPWEIEELENALIYAVKDDRPVIPVFLPGAPENIDLPPFLSNRGTVDLRPAFAEENIDRLRWGITGERYHIREGAATRNSSEPVRAISEKELSAAEHVLEALLKQGQQARDEDRSQYVDRVGFTVLIKQLINASPRMQMEMLAAIRRIYPSRTIWARGKLAYILGRFTDSAVRKEAVDVLKSYLAEHTHALQNLQSVNAVDNGSLRDELFLERTIYISLAYLGDDYASMAYVQKLISDPIVDELNRGFHLDYYGDSIVPDLTSNPGTNTFTTLILRLRTDLTNQSARPMTEIELQTLMSLAVPRHLAGSLSDLIRNSIVDLVNDFRLSRIIKLLPPFASFIDASTSILQRAKASPGSVVSDFYQLKVTRRQGWLQRGIYEPESVADHTWGAMILAQIFLPENAGTEELSDPSYSKHRVVEMLLIHDLSEAFTGDKPLSDKSEADLFQERQVMRRISGFGGLSIFTGMANFWSLNEEFVAQKSVNARLAMDFDTLDGYFQLQRYSSEGQNITDGKEFAESLIARLKTDFCLTLFGRLAQSDAPLLKWFAQSK